One stretch of Ornithinimicrobium ciconiae DNA includes these proteins:
- a CDS encoding histidine phosphatase family protein: MTAGTRTLVHVVRHGEVDNPGRVLYGRLPGYRLSPLGEQMAEQVAEFMTGRDIVHLVASPLERAQQTAAPIGRALGLEVGSDERLIEAGNSFEGTTVGADPRQLLQWQHLRRLGNPRTPSWGEAYRDIATRMHAAVEAARRAARGHEAVLVSHQLPIETLRRSIEGRRLWHNPRQRQCTLASVTTITYVGDEPVTLDYAEPAAALLAVAAPGAGT, from the coding sequence ATGACCGCTGGCACCCGCACCCTCGTCCACGTGGTCCGCCACGGTGAGGTCGACAATCCCGGGCGGGTCCTCTATGGGCGCCTGCCCGGCTACCGGTTGTCGCCCCTCGGGGAGCAGATGGCCGAGCAGGTCGCCGAGTTCATGACCGGTCGCGACATCGTGCACCTGGTGGCCTCTCCGCTGGAACGTGCCCAGCAGACCGCGGCACCGATCGGGCGGGCCCTGGGGCTGGAGGTCGGATCGGACGAGCGTCTCATCGAGGCGGGCAACAGCTTCGAGGGCACGACGGTCGGGGCCGACCCAAGGCAGTTGCTCCAGTGGCAGCACCTGCGCAGGCTGGGCAACCCCAGAACGCCCTCCTGGGGTGAGGCCTACCGCGACATCGCCACCCGGATGCACGCGGCCGTCGAGGCCGCCCGTCGCGCCGCACGCGGCCACGAGGCGGTGCTGGTCAGTCACCAGCTCCCGATCGAGACGCTGCGTCGCAGCATCGAGGGTCGCCGGCTCTGGCACAACCCGCGCCAGCGGCAGTGCACACTCGCCTCCGTCACCACGATCACCTATGTCGGCGACGAGCCGGTCACGCTGGACTATGCCGAGCCCGCAGCCGCCCTGCTGGCTGTCGCGGCCCCCGGAGCCGGCACGTGA
- the hemL gene encoding glutamate-1-semialdehyde 2,1-aminomutase — protein sequence MLNIPYPDEAAESASLLRRARDVIPGGVNSPVRAFRSVGGTPRFMRSASGPWLTDVDGRRYVDLVCSWGPMILGHAHPEVLEAVRTTAADGFSFGTPSEHEVALAEEIVARVAPVEQVRLVNSGTEATMSAIRLARGATGRSVIVKFAGCYHGHVDSLLAAAGSGLATFALPDSAGVPASSAAETIVLPYNDVPALEAAFAERGGQIAAVITEACPGNMGVVPPEPGFTEALRQVTAAHGALLISDEVMTGFRCSVAGWFGLEGPYAAGAPDLFTFGKVMGGGFPTAAFGGRADLMAQLAPEGPVYQAGTLSGNPVASAAGLTTLRLCTPEVYARLDEVSRTIAGAVTDEFTRAGVAHRIQWAGSMFSVFFRDGQVRNYADSQAQDTAAFGRFFHGMLRRGVHLPPSAFETWFVSAAMDDEAVETVLSALPGAVADIG from the coding sequence GTGCTGAACATCCCCTATCCCGACGAGGCTGCCGAGTCGGCAAGCCTGCTGCGGCGTGCTCGCGACGTCATCCCCGGGGGAGTCAACTCCCCGGTGCGGGCGTTCCGCTCGGTGGGCGGGACCCCCCGGTTCATGCGCTCGGCGAGCGGCCCCTGGTTGACCGACGTCGACGGACGCCGCTATGTGGACCTGGTCTGCAGTTGGGGGCCGATGATCCTGGGCCACGCCCATCCGGAGGTGCTCGAGGCGGTCCGGACGACCGCGGCTGACGGCTTCAGTTTTGGCACCCCTAGCGAGCACGAAGTGGCCCTGGCCGAGGAGATCGTCGCCCGGGTCGCCCCGGTGGAGCAGGTGCGCCTGGTCAACTCGGGCACCGAGGCCACGATGAGCGCGATCCGTCTGGCCCGGGGGGCCACCGGGCGCAGCGTCATCGTCAAGTTCGCCGGCTGCTATCACGGCCACGTGGACTCCCTCCTGGCTGCTGCTGGCTCGGGACTGGCCACCTTTGCGCTGCCCGACTCCGCCGGGGTGCCGGCCAGCAGCGCGGCCGAGACCATCGTGCTGCCCTACAACGACGTGCCCGCCCTGGAGGCGGCCTTCGCCGAGCGAGGCGGGCAGATCGCTGCCGTCATCACCGAGGCCTGCCCCGGCAACATGGGCGTGGTCCCGCCCGAGCCAGGCTTCACCGAGGCGCTGCGCCAGGTGACCGCCGCGCACGGCGCGTTGCTGATCTCGGACGAGGTGATGACCGGCTTCCGGTGCAGCGTCGCGGGATGGTTCGGGCTCGAGGGGCCGTATGCCGCGGGCGCACCCGATCTGTTCACCTTCGGCAAGGTGATGGGCGGGGGCTTCCCCACGGCCGCCTTCGGGGGGCGGGCCGACCTGATGGCCCAGCTGGCCCCGGAGGGACCGGTCTATCAGGCCGGCACGCTGTCGGGCAATCCGGTCGCCAGTGCCGCGGGCCTGACCACGCTGCGACTGTGCACGCCCGAGGTCTATGCCCGACTCGACGAGGTGTCCCGCACCATCGCCGGTGCCGTCACCGACGAGTTCACCCGGGCCGGGGTGGCGCACCGCATCCAGTGGGCGGGATCGATGTTCAGCGTGTTCTTCCGGGACGGGCAGGTCCGCAACTATGCCGACTCCCAGGCGCAGGACACGGCTGCCTTCGGTCGCTTCTTTCACGGCATGCTGCGTCGCGGCGTCCACCTGCCGCCCAGTGCCTTTGAGACGTGGTTTGTGTCGGCGGCGATGGACGACGAGGCCGTCGAGACGGTGCTCAGCGCCCTGCCGGGGGCGGTCGCCGACATCGGCTGA
- a CDS encoding MarR family winged helix-turn-helix transcriptional regulator translates to MQDSIPGDPGRAPTAPGQDPADVGEDVRWLSAQEQGAWRAYLRASRLITVALDEGLTEHGTRLTEYEILSMLSEAPGGRLRMSALAQRVVQSRSRLTHTATRLEKLGWVERRAVREDRRGVELILAPKGWEVLKELSAVHVRDVRRVLIDRLDPDEFAALGRAMARIVEAYDVSEEEC, encoded by the coding sequence ATGCAGGACAGCATCCCCGGGGATCCGGGCCGCGCTCCCACGGCGCCCGGTCAGGACCCTGCCGACGTCGGGGAGGACGTGCGGTGGCTCAGCGCGCAGGAGCAGGGCGCCTGGCGTGCCTATCTGCGCGCCTCCCGGTTGATCACGGTGGCCCTGGACGAGGGCCTCACCGAGCACGGCACCCGGCTGACGGAGTACGAGATCCTGTCCATGCTCTCGGAGGCGCCCGGCGGCAGGCTGCGGATGTCCGCCCTGGCCCAGCGCGTCGTGCAGTCCCGCAGCCGCCTGACCCACACCGCCACCCGTCTCGAGAAGCTCGGCTGGGTGGAGCGCCGTGCGGTCCGCGAGGACCGTCGTGGCGTCGAACTCATCCTGGCGCCCAAGGGCTGGGAGGTCCTCAAGGAGCTGTCCGCGGTGCACGTGCGTGATGTCCGCCGGGTGCTGATCGACCGGCTGGACCCCGACGAGTTCGCCGCGCTCGGCCGGGCGATGGCCCGGATCGTGGAGGCCTACGACGTCTCGGAGGAAGAGTGCTGA
- a CDS encoding YceI family protein translates to MTVFNSLAPGTYTVDPTHTEIGFTARHMMVAKVRGTFQEFTADVVVGETLAESVVTAEVQLTSVDTRNEDRDTHLRTSDFFDVENHPTMTFRSTEITESSLTGDLTIKGTTRPVTFDLEFNGVSPDPWGGTRAGFEATTEVNRKDWDLTWNVAVEGGGVLVSEKVKLHLDVELVAPAEESAQA, encoded by the coding sequence ATGACCGTCTTCAACAGCCTGGCCCCGGGCACCTACACCGTCGACCCGACCCACACCGAGATCGGGTTCACCGCCCGTCACATGATGGTCGCCAAGGTCCGCGGCACCTTCCAGGAGTTCACCGCTGACGTCGTCGTGGGCGAGACCCTCGCCGAGTCCGTGGTGACCGCCGAGGTCCAGCTGACCTCCGTCGACACCCGCAACGAGGACCGCGACACCCACCTGCGCACCTCTGACTTCTTCGATGTCGAGAACCACCCGACCATGACTTTCCGTTCCACCGAGATCACCGAGTCCTCGCTGACCGGTGACCTGACCATCAAGGGCACCACCCGCCCGGTCACCTTCGACCTGGAGTTCAACGGCGTCTCCCCCGACCCGTGGGGCGGCACCCGCGCGGGCTTCGAGGCCACCACCGAGGTCAACCGCAAGGACTGGGACCTGACCTGGAACGTCGCCGTCGAGGGTGGCGGTGTGCTCGTCTCCGAGAAGGTCAAGCTGCACCTGGACGTCGAGCTGGTCGCGCCGGCCGAGGAGAGCGCTCAGGCCTGA